CTGCGACCATGAACACAGAGAAGGCAAATGCTGCTGGCAAGAACCCAAATGGAAACTTTCGAATCTCAATGACTTGCATGTTGTGCCTTATCGTCTGTGCCAACCATCTCCAATCAAAACCCTTGTGGCCAGTCCCATGAGGCGGCAACTTATCAAGTTGATATAGACCAGCCCAGAATGTCTCCGCCCACCGATATTCTGTGTGGCGCATGTAGCCAGTTAAAAGGGAGCCAACATTCTTGAGCCAAATTGCCGGTCCGATTTCTACGGGAACGGAACACACGAAGAGAGTAGGTTGAGCAGTGGCGATAGCTTCAATAATTCGTACCACCTCGTGCTCTGGTATATGCTCGAAAGTTTCCAAAGCGACAAGAATGTCTGCATTCTTCATGTGAGAAAGAGCATTTGCGGCAGAGTCATGTATAACTCGAAAATTAGAATTGTGGGCATATCTTGATTTTGCTGTTTCCACGAAGTGAGGGTCGATTTCGATGCCCGTGTAGTCAATCTCGAACCGCTCATTGAGTATTGAAAACAGCTTTGCATGAGCGCAGCCAATCTCTACAACCTTGATCTTTTTGCCTTCGGTTTGACATGCTACTGCTCTGAATAATGCGAGGATGTTCTTGTAGCGGAACGAATGAAGCCAAGACACCAGGAAATTGAATCGCTGGTTTTTTTCGTAATATGTTTCTTCGGTATTCTGATTTGGCTGCATGCTTCGTCTCTCCTGGGTTGAGCACCCAACAATTAATATGCTGCTACCTATAATTTCTAAAGCATTATGCTTAACGGATAGTATTGTCAAGGACAATGACGTTCTTATAATAACAAACTTATGAGGATAACACCGCATGATATCTATGAGATATGGGGTGCCATTAC
This genomic interval from Pseudomonadota bacterium contains the following:
- a CDS encoding class I SAM-dependent methyltransferase, whose translation is MQPNQNTEETYYEKNQRFNFLVSWLHSFRYKNILALFRAVACQTEGKKIKVVEIGCAHAKLFSILNERFEIDYTGIEIDPHFVETAKSRYAHNSNFRVIHDSAANALSHMKNADILVALETFEHIPEHEVVRIIEAIATAQPTLFVCSVPVEIGPAIWLKNVGSLLTGYMRHTEYRWAETFWAGLYQLDKLPPHGTGHKGFDWRWLAQTIRHNMQVIEIRKFPFGFLPAAFAFSVFMVAAPRK